A window from Acinonyx jubatus isolate Ajub_Pintada_27869175 chromosome E1, VMU_Ajub_asm_v1.0, whole genome shotgun sequence encodes these proteins:
- the MRPL45 gene encoding 39S ribosomal protein L45, mitochondrial isoform X2, with protein sequence MAAPTLRGLCCLSRALGWWSRQPVLVTQSTVVVPVRTKKRFTPPTYEPKYKSEKEFIEHARKAGLVIPPERLERPLHLACTAGIFDAYVPPEGDARLSSLSKEGLAQRSERLKKKVTSQLSSDHDRLHTLVTENCFPDMVWDIKYKTVRWSFVESLEPPQVVQVRCSSLMNQGNIYGQVTVRMHTRQTLAIYDRFGRLMYGQEGVPRDVLEYVVFEKHLVNPYGSWRMHGKVIPPWAPPKQPILKTVMIPGPQLKPGEDYEEPQGEGHKLQQP encoded by the exons ATGGCAGCCCCCACGCTGCGGGGTTTGTGTTGTTTATCCAGAGCTTTAGGATGGTGGTCTCGGCAG CCAGTCCTGGTGACTCAGTCCACAGTTGTAGTTCCAGTGAGAACTAAAAAACGTTTCACACCACCTACTTATGAACCCAAATACAAATCAGAAAAGGAGTTTATAGAACATGCCCGGAAAGCGGGACTGGTCATTCCTCCGGAGCGTTTGGAGCGTCCTCTGCACCTGGCCTGTACAG CTGGTATCTTTGACGCCTATGTTCCTCCAGAGGGTGATGCTCGCTTGTCCTCTCTCTCGAAGGAAGGACTGGCACAGAGAAGTGAGCGGTTGAAGAAGAAGGTGACCTCCCAATTGTC ctCAGACCATGACCGGCTTCATACCTTGGTAACTGAAAACTGTTTCCCG GACATGGTCTGGGACATCAAATATAAGACCGTCCGTTGGAGCTTCGTAGAATCTTTAGAACCGCCTCAGGTGGTTCAGGTTCGCTGTTCAAGTCTGATGAACCAGGGCAACATATATGGCCAGGTCACCGTCCGCATGCACACCCGGCAG ACTCTGGCCATCTATGACCGGTTTGGCCGGTTGATGTATGGACAGGAAGGTGTGCCCAGGGATGTCCTGGAGTATGTTGTGTTTGAAAAGCATCTGGTAAATCCCTATGGGAGCTGGAGAATGCATGGCAAGGTCATCCCCCCATGGGCACCCCCTAAGCAGCCCATCCTTAAG ACGGTGATGATCCCTGGGCCCCAGCTGAAACCTGGAGAAGACTATGAGGAGCCACAAGGAGAGGGCCATAAGCTTCAGCAACCCTGA
- the MRPL45 gene encoding 39S ribosomal protein L45, mitochondrial isoform X1 encodes MAAPTLRGLCCLSRALGWWSRQPVLVTQSTVVVPVRTKKRFTPPTYEPKYKSEKEFIEHARKAGLVIPPERLERPLHLACTAGIFDAYVPPEGDARLSSLSKEGLAQRSERLKKKVTSQLSVRKIREHDPNFKIKDFPEKAKDIFIEAHLCLNNSDHDRLHTLVTENCFPDMVWDIKYKTVRWSFVESLEPPQVVQVRCSSLMNQGNIYGQVTVRMHTRQTLAIYDRFGRLMYGQEGVPRDVLEYVVFEKHLVNPYGSWRMHGKVIPPWAPPKQPILKTVMIPGPQLKPGEDYEEPQGEGHKLQQP; translated from the exons ATGGCAGCCCCCACGCTGCGGGGTTTGTGTTGTTTATCCAGAGCTTTAGGATGGTGGTCTCGGCAG CCAGTCCTGGTGACTCAGTCCACAGTTGTAGTTCCAGTGAGAACTAAAAAACGTTTCACACCACCTACTTATGAACCCAAATACAAATCAGAAAAGGAGTTTATAGAACATGCCCGGAAAGCGGGACTGGTCATTCCTCCGGAGCGTTTGGAGCGTCCTCTGCACCTGGCCTGTACAG CTGGTATCTTTGACGCCTATGTTCCTCCAGAGGGTGATGCTCGCTTGTCCTCTCTCTCGAAGGAAGGACTGGCACAGAGAAGTGAGCGGTTGAAGAAGAAGGTGACCTCCCAATTGTC AGTCCGGAAGATAAGAGAACATGatcctaatttcaaaataaaggacTTCCCTGAAAAAGCTAAGGATATTTTTATTGAAGCTCACCTTTGTCTAAACAA ctCAGACCATGACCGGCTTCATACCTTGGTAACTGAAAACTGTTTCCCG GACATGGTCTGGGACATCAAATATAAGACCGTCCGTTGGAGCTTCGTAGAATCTTTAGAACCGCCTCAGGTGGTTCAGGTTCGCTGTTCAAGTCTGATGAACCAGGGCAACATATATGGCCAGGTCACCGTCCGCATGCACACCCGGCAG ACTCTGGCCATCTATGACCGGTTTGGCCGGTTGATGTATGGACAGGAAGGTGTGCCCAGGGATGTCCTGGAGTATGTTGTGTTTGAAAAGCATCTGGTAAATCCCTATGGGAGCTGGAGAATGCATGGCAAGGTCATCCCCCCATGGGCACCCCCTAAGCAGCCCATCCTTAAG ACGGTGATGATCCCTGGGCCCCAGCTGAAACCTGGAGAAGACTATGAGGAGCCACAAGGAGAGGGCCATAAGCTTCAGCAACCCTGA
- the GPR179 gene encoding probable G-protein coupled receptor 179, whose protein sequence is MGTRAVVAPHPVWGLLGCCFFCSWALGDPRPLRSLPPLSSQVKPGSVPMWVPPEGAEAALAFLYSGDAQQLSGANCTERYEAHGAGARPGLPPVLWRAAGTLAQAANFLNMLLQANDIRESSVEEDVEWYQALVRSVAEGDPRAYRAFLIFNPPPGASHLQLALQATRIGEETILQDLSGSRVQEESPTGAPDTSALQKRVLTNDLGSLGSPKWPQGDGYVGDMQHVKLSPPFLECQAGRLRPGWLITLSATFYGLKPDLSPEVRGQVQMIVDLQSVDINQCANGPGWYSNTHLCDLNSTQCVPLESQGFVLGHYLCRCRPGFYGASHSGGLEESDAQPTGQFGSPQGSSGRLLRCRPCAEGCTSCMDATPCLVEEALGLRAAVLACQACCMLAVFLSMLASYRCRRSKRIRASGVVLLETILFGSLLLYFPVFILYFKPSVFRCIVLRWVRLLGFATVYGTIILKLYRVLQLFLSRTAQRGPHLSNGRLLQRLGLLLLLVLGFLAVWTAGALERGIHTPLVTRGHTLAGRHFYLCHHDRWDYIMVVAEMLLLCWGSFLCYATRAVPSAFHEPRYMGIALHNELLLSAAFHAARFVLVPSLHPDWTLLLFFFHTHSTVTTTLALIFIPKFQKPGAPPREEIVDEVYEDELDLQRSASYLDSSIASAWSERSLDPGDIRDELKKLYAQLEVHKTKEMATNNPHLPKKRGSWRQGLGRSFMRCLAEFPEALTRQHSRDSGSPSLGSLPGSSRRRLLSSSLQDPEGPPALRKSRSAYDHDRHSRRREQDPPLLDSLLRRKLAMKASRESRESREAAEGPPGLGFRSASAHNLTVGDRLPRARPASLQKSLSVVAGSREQALLVASQAYLEETYRLAKEREERKKAEAASASPVRRPSARRPERARGAPLSAPPSPAKSRSVHGSHAAAGRLQEEATKRLPHPPVRHQVSTPIMALSGACLGEPRMLSPTSTLAPALMPAPAPTPTPLPALAPVPVPPQSPSLLTFICPWENAELPVKKGNVAPEGPAGPERGNHSPAPARAKLWRALSVAVARRGTGESGMATEDGRLQGEAGEGDEDKSKVFSKSHSLKTPVQQGSMHSLGLAIKALTRSRSTHREKESGEGSPEPEEKGRASGEGVGACPRSPRLGRPKAVSKQAAVAPCDDEETFQNQQNTHTSRMLQVYHQEGSREQEEGGRRASQGPGEAKVERDGKAGSAALRQARQGTVGDKTAERAKEAPVGWQEPPKAGLQPTGSADRRMAEVCPREVAQSEASQPDRGNKAQICPWEVSEGAPEKGTQQQALDDSQERRKSSEKSGPQNVAVVARKKPERLVRGQEVVCPWEGADPGSLCSWSASQDADRNDGRSEAAGRRDAREVEKPQQGATGPGACIPDTTKAELCPWEACEGENGKPFQEGVKLPQEKQETPKKATFWKEQKLSGDLESFCRWERTDFRGPSAVSTPAPGTPVCSGSLGSSISEVCPWEAGDAPVRKAEVCPWELGDEVVGKELPSQGTGGEFLQGKGKASRKGLFGEMGEQTGKAVQKSSQQQESVCPQDSTAPGHPSPCLDNFSAKGGGQLLSNGGSRATQVCPWEDPRPELREVTPARAELCPWEVNERIREDWTSGQAAKAGESPKDKEKMPGTSGIKDGAAWEKPEGQLQNTETVCPWENVDPGSSSPQPGPQDTGRAKASFHMSGSMGGKTAEICPWDMEETMRAEKAEVCPWEVSAGASQERALGVEAIRKFPNDTGKASAGSGPGEIAVTSPKKPERPAWEQEVACPWESLDPGGSSQHSDTLGTDRPKGGLQEMDRVGCRAAEVCPWEVEEAPTSEKAKICPWEVNEGATGTRLEQERGSDSAGQEKILEKGRLTSLGEDRSKWETKQSQEEEASCPWEKDLRAPSAQGPEVSDSSLSTSGNMKEGHSLQARDEAVEEGDLTQDAKMGSFPEHRTPLEALSSKAGEFTTEDRGKASKELQSVRPRESMTPAGDSSHPDGQCRDQPKAGSQDLAGVGGRLAEVCPWDDPNPDGSAKADICPWEVTERVPDDGMARQDGKGTPQEKGKVPGRPEPQIVAVQEKPERADGKQEAVCPWESQDCGGPSPQPAPQASARSEGSSEAAGSVGARVAEVCPWEARESPSAKEADICPWEAKTEAAEKGGLEQEVDGKSQGRGEMIPQKAASPRTEEHFSKAAAKVSREQVTVCSGSGELLPQPEAPDTDQPQVSPHGVSSMGSRMAELCRWEITDPEGNKIKGTMADICDWEGTGAPPEESGLLALTATETEIFFPPAPENPPCLLVHRPPGSFLPESKSPRPEGSKAATTFTLEGVRELQGASGHEPRTSSVPEPSLQEAEAHESSSFAEDKEVASIAPYEELSPPTVYPWDCE, encoded by the exons ATGGGCACCAGGGCAGTGGTCGCGCCCCACCCTGTATGGGGGCTGCTGGGCTGCTGTTTCTTCTGCAGCTGGGCTCTGGGGGACCCACGGCCCCTCCGCTCTCTGCCGCCACTGTCCTCCCAAGTCAAGCCGGGCTCTGTACCTATGTGGGTACCCCCAGAGGGGGCTGAGGCAGCCCTGGCTTTTCTCTACTCTGGAGATGCCCAACAGCTGTCAGGGGCTAATTGCACTGAGCGCTACGAAGCCCACGGCGCAGGAGCCAGACCGGGGCTCCCCCCAGTCCTGTGGAGGGCAGCGGGCACCCTTGCCCAGGCCGCCAATTTCCTCAACATGCTGCTACAAGCCAACGACATCCGCGAGTCCAGTGTGGAGGAGGATGTGGAGTGGTACCAGGCACTGGTCCGCAGCGTGGCCGAGGGGGACCCAAGGGCGTACCGGGCTTTCCTGATCTTTAACCCTCCACCAGGGGCCAGCCACCTGCAGCTGGCCCTGCAGGCCACCCGGATAGGGGAGGAGACCATCCTTCAGGACTTGTCTGGAAGCAGGGTACAGGAGGAGAGCCCAACCGGGGCCCCGGACACCTCTGCCCTGCAGAAGCGGGTGCTGACCAATGACCTAGGGAGCCTCGGCAGCCCCAAGTGGCCACAGGGGGACGGCTATGTGGGAGACATGCAGCATGTGAAGCTATCTCCCCCCTTTCTGGAATGCCAGGCCGGCCGGCTCCGTCCTGGCTGGCTTATCACGCTTTCTGCCACCTTCTATGGACTCAAGCCAGACCTCAGCCCAGAGGTCAG GGGGCAGGTGCAGATGATCGTCGATCTTCAGAGCGTGGACATCAATCAGTGTGCCAATGGGCCGGGCTGGTACTCTAACACACACCTGTGTGACCTCAACAGCACCCAG TGTGTCCCCCTGGAGAGTCAGGGCTTTGTCCTTGGCCACTACCTGTGCCGCTGCCGACCCGGCTTCTACGGGGCAAGCCACTCCGGGG GGTTAGAAGAGAGTGACGCCCAGCCTACTGGGCAATTCGGGTCCCCTCAGGGCAGCTCTGGGAGGCTGCTGCGGTGCCGACCATGTGCCGAGGGCTGCACCAGCTGCATGGATGCCACGCCGTGCCTGGTGGAGGAAGCTCTGGGGCTGCGGGCCGCGGTCCTGGCCTGCCAGGCCTGCTGCATGCTGGCCGTCTTCCTGAGCATGCTGGCCTCCTACCGCTGCCGCCGAAGCAAG AGGATCCGAGCCTCTGGAGTTGTCCTGCTGGAGACCATCCTTTTTGGATCCCTGCTTCTCTACTTCCCT gtGTTCATCCTGTACTTCAAGCCCAGTGTTTTCCGCTGCATCGTTCTCCGCTGGGTCCGGTTGCTGGGTTTTGCCACTGTCTACGGCACCATTATACTCAAGCTTTATAG GGTGCTCCAGCTGTTTCTGTCCCGAACGGCCCAGCGGGGCCCCCACCTGAGCAACGGGCGGCTGCTGCAGCGTCTGGGGCTGCTCCTGCTGCTAGTGCTGGGCTTCCTGGCCGTGTGGACGGCAGGGGCCCTGGAACGAGGCATCCACACGCCCCTGGTGACCCGAGGCCACACTCTGGCAGGCCGCCACTTCTACCTGTGCCACCACGACCGCTGGGACTACATCATGGTTGTGG CTGAGATGCTGCTCCTGTGCTGGGGCAGCTTCCTCTGCTACGCCACCCGAGCTGTCCCCTCGGCCTTCCATGAGCCGCGCTACATGGGCATCGCCCTGCACAATGAGCTGCTGTTGTCTGCGGCCTTCCATGCAGCCAG atTTGTGCTGGTTCCTTCCCTGCACCCGGACTGGACTCtgctcctcttcttcttccacaCCCACAGCACGGTCACCACCACGCTGGCTCTGATCTTCATTCCTAAG TTCCAGAAGCCGGGGGCTCCTCCCCGAGAGGAGATTGTGGATGAGGTGTATGAGGACGAGCTGGACCTCCAGCGGTCAGCTTCCTACCTGGACAGCAGCATCGCCTCGGCCTGGAGCGAGCGCAGCCTGGACCCCGGAGACATTCGG GACGAGCTGAAGAAGCTCTACGCCCAGCTAGAGGTCCACAAGACCAAGGAGATGGCCACTAACAACCCACACCTGCCCAAGAAGCGGGGCAGCTGGCGCCAGGGCCTGGGCCGCTCCTTCATGAGGTGCCTGGCCGAGTTCCCGGAGGCCCTGACCCGCCAGCACTCCCGGGACTCGGGCTCCCCCAGCCTCGGCAGCCTGCCCGGCTCCTCGCGCCGCCGGCTGCTcagctccagcctccaggacccaGAGGGGCCCCCTGCCCTGCGCAAGTCCCGCAGCGCCTACGACCACGACCGCCACAGCCGCCGCCGCGAGCAGGACCCGCCGCTCCTCGACTCACTGCTGAGGAGGAAGCTGGCCATGAAGGCCTCGCGGGAAAGCAGGGAGAGCCGGGAGGCGGCGGAGGGGCCCCCGGGCCTGGGCTTCAGGTCGGCCAGCGCCCACAACCTGACGGTGGGCGACAGGCTGCCCCGGGCCCGGCCCGCGTCGCTGCAGAAGTCGCTCAGCGTGGTGGCGGGCTCCAGGGAACAGGCCCTGCTCGTAGCCAGCCAGGCCTACCTGGAGGAGACCTATCGGCTGGCGAAGGAgcgagaggagaggaagaaggccGAGGCAGCCTCGGCCAGCCCAGTGAGGAGGCCATCGGCCAGGAGGCCGGAGCGAGCTCGAGGGGCGCCCCTGTCAGCCCCACCTTCCCCCGCCAAGAGCCGCAGTGTGCACGGCTCCCATGCCGCTGCCGGGAGGCTTCAGGAGGAGGCCACGAAAAGGCTGCCTCACCCGCCCGTCCGGCACCAGGTCTCCACACCCATCATGGCCCTGTCCGGGGCCTGCCTGGGAGAGCCGAGGatgctctcccccacctccaccttggCTCCGGCTCTGATGCCGGCTCCAGCCCCAACCCCGACCCCGCTGCCCGCCCTGGCACCAGTCCCAGTACCCCCCCAGAGCCCCAGCTTGCTCACCTTCATCTGCCCCTGGGAGAACGCAGAACTGCCGGTCAAGAAAGGAAATGTAGCTCCAGAGGGCCCCGCGGGGCCAGAGCGAGGCAACCACTCCCCTGCCCCGGCTCGGGCCAAGCTCTGGAGGGCCCTCTCGGTTGCAGTTGCGAGAAGAGGGACGGGGGAGAGTGGGATGGCCACAGAGGATGGACGTCTCCAAGGGGAAGCCGGTGAGGGGGACGAAGACAAGTCCAAGGTCTTCTCTAAATCCCACAGCCTCAAGACCCCTGTTCAGCAGGGTTCCATGCACAGTCTCGGCCTGGCTATCAAAGCTCTGACCCGTTCTCGGAGCactcacagagagaaggagagcgggGAAGGGAGTCCTGAGccggaggagaagggcagagcctCGGGAGAGGGCGTGGGGGCCTGCCCCCGATCTCCCAGGCTAGGCCGGCCCAAGGCCGTGAGTAAGCAGGCTGCCGTCGCACCCTGTGACGATGAGGAGACCTTCCAGAACCAACAGAACACTCACACCAGCAGAATGCTCCAAGTCTACCACCAGGAGGGCAGCAGGGAacaagaagagggaggcaggagggcatcCCAAGGTCCCGGAGAGGCAAAAGTAGAGAGAGACGGTAAAGCGGGGTCTGCTGCACTGAGGCAAGCCAGGCAGGGCACAGTCGGGGACAAAACTGCCGAGCGAGCAAAAGAAGCCCCCGTGGGCTGGCAGGAACCGCCCAAAGCTGGCCTCCAGCCCACGGGCAGTGCTGACCGCAGGATGGCAGAGGTATGCCCCAGGGAAGTTGCCCAGTCAGAAGCAAGTCAGCCTGACCGTGGCAACAAGGCCCAGATCTGCCCCTGGGAGGTGAGTGAAGGGGCCCCTGAGAAGGGGACACAACAACAAGCTCTAGATGACTCCCAAGAGAGAAGGAAGTCGTCGGAAAAGTCAGGGCCCCAAAACGTGGCTGTCGTTGCTCGGAAAAAGCCAGAGAGGCTGGTCAGGGGGCAGGAGGTGGTATGTCCCTGGGAGGGTGCCGATCCTGGGAGTCTGTGCTCTTGGTCAGCCTCTCAGGACGCTGACAGAAACGACGGCAGGTCTGAGGCAGCGGGCCGGCGAGATGCTAGAGAGGTGGAGAAGCCTCAGCAGGGAGCCACAGGCCCAGGAGCTTGTATACCTGACACTACCAAGGCAGAGCTCTGTCCCTGGGAGGCATGTGAAGGAGAGAATGGAAAACCATTCCAGGAGGGAGTGAAGCTTCCCCAGGAAAAGCAGGAAACCCCCAAGAAAGCAACCTTCTGGAAAGAACAGAAACTGAGTGGAGACTTGGAGTCTTTTTGTCGGTGGGAGAGGACAGATTTCCGGGGTCCCTCAGCAGTCTCTACTCCAGCCCCGGGAACCCCTGTGTGCTCCGGGAGTTTGGGCAGTAGCATCTCGGAGGTGTGTCCATGGGAGGCAGGAGATGCTCCCGTCAGGAAAGCAGAGGTCTGTCCCTGGGAGCTGGGTGATGAGGTAGTGGGGAAGGAACTGCCGAGTCAGGGGACAGGTGGAGAATTTCTCCAGGGAAAGGGGAAAGCCTCTAGAAAAGGGCTCTTTGGAGAGATGGGGGAACAAACTGGAAAAGCAGTGCAGAAAAGTAGTCAACAGCAGGAGTCAGTGTGTCCCCAGGACAGCACAGCCCCTGGGCACCCCAGCCCATGTCTAGATAATTTCTCAGCCAAAGGTGGTGGCCAACTCCTCAGCAATGGAGGAAGCAGGGCAACACAGGTATGTCCATGGGAAGATCCCAGGCCAGAGCTGAGGGAAGTAACACCTGCCAGGGCAGAACTCTGTCCCTGGGAGGTAAATGAACGAATAAGAGAGGACTGGACATCAGGACAGGCAGCAAAAGCAGGAGAATCTCCAAAGGACAAGGAGAAAATGCCTGGAACATCAGGAATCAAAGATGGTGCAGCTTGGGAAAAGCCTGAGGGACAGCTCCAAAATACGGAAACAGTCTGTCCTTGGGAGAATGTGGACCCTGGCAGCTCCTCCCCACAACCAGGTCCTCAAGACACAGGTAGAGCCAAAGCCAGTTTCCACATGTCAGGCAGCATGGGAGGCAAAACTGCTGAGATCTGTCCATGGGACATGGAAGAAACCATGCGTGCTGAGAAGGCTGAGGTCTGTCCCTGGGAGGTGAGTGCTGGAGCAAGTCAGGAAAGAGCTTTGGGAGTTGAAGCCATTAGGAAATTTCCAAATGACACAGGAAAGGCTTCTGCAGGTTCTGGACCCGGCGAGATAGCTGTTACCTCTCCAAAGAAGCCGGAGAGGCCAGCCTGGGAGCAGGAGGTGGCCTGTCCCTGGGAAAGCTTGGATCCAGGGGGCTCCTCTCAGCATTCGGACACTCTGGGCACTGACAGACCAAAAGGTGGACTCCAGGAAATGGACCGTGTGGGGTGCAGGGCAGCTGAGGTGTGTCCCTGGGAAGTGGAGGAAGCACCTACCAGTGAGAAAGCCAAGATCTGTCCCTGGGAGGTGAATGAAGGAGCTACTGGGACAAGATTGGAACAAGAAAGGGGGAGTGACTCAGCAGGACaggagaaaattctagaaaaggggAGACTCACCTCCCTGGGAGAAGACAGATCAAAATGGGAGACAAAACAGAGTCAAGAAGAGGAAGCTAGTTGTCCTTGGGAGAAGGACTTGAGGGCTCCCTCTGCTCAGGGCCCTGAGGTCTCAGACTCCTCCCTCAGCACGAGTGGCAACATGAAAGAGGGACATTCCTTGCAAGCGAGGGATGAGGCAGTGGAGGAAGGGGACCTGACACAAGATGCAAAGATGGGCTCCTTCCCAGAACACAGAACCCCACTAGAAGCCCTGTCTTCAAAAGCAGGAGAATTCACTACTGAAGATAGGGGGAAAGCAAGCAAAGAACTACAATCTGTCCGTCCACGGGAGAGCATGACCCCGGCAGGTGATTCCTCCCACCCGGACGGTCAATGCCGTGACCAACCTAAGGCCGGCTCTCAGGACCTGGCTGGCGTTGGGGGCAGGCTTGCTGAGGTGTGCCCGTGGGATGATCCTAACCCTGATGGCAGCGCCAAAGCTGATATCTGCCCCTGGGAGGTGACTGAAAGGGTCCCTGATGACGGGATGGCAAGACAGGATGGGAAAGGGACACCTCAAGAGAAGGGGAAGGTCCCAGGAAGACCAGAGCCCCAAATTGTGGCAGTTCAGGAAAAGCCAGAGAGGGCAGATGGGAAACAGGAGGCGGTGTGTCCCTGGGAGAGTCAGGATTGTGGGGGTCCGTCTCCGCAACCAGCCCCACAAGCTTCTGCCAGAAGCGAAGGCAGTTCGGAGGCAGCAGGCAGTGTGGGGGCCAGGGTGGCAGAAGTGTGTCCGTGGGAAGCAAGAGAATCTCCATCTGCTAAAGAAGCAGACATCTGCCCTTGGGAGGCGAAGACAGAAGCTGCTGAGAAAGGGGGACTGGAACAAGAGGTGGACGGAAAATCCCAAGGGCGAGGAGAGATGATCCCTCAAAAGGCGGCATCTCCGAGGACTGAAGAACACTTTTCAAAAGCAGCAGCAAAAGTCAGCAGAGAGCAGGTGACAGTCTGCTCAGGTTCCGGGGAGCTCCTCCCCCAGCCAGAGGCTCCGGACACTGACCAACCCCAAGTCAGTCCCCACGGAGTAAGCAGTATGGGGAGCAGGATGGCAGAGCTGTGTCGATGGGAAATCACAGatccagaaggaaataaaataaagggcaCCATGGCAGACATCTGTGATTGGGAGGGAACCGGAGCCCCACCTGAGGAATCTGGCCTTCTGGCTTTAACAGCAACTGAGACAGAAATATTtttccccccagcccctgagaACCCACCATGCCTTTTAGTCCACAGACCTCCGGGTAGCTTCCTTCCAGAGAGCAAGAGCCCCCGCCCTGAGGGGAGCAAGGCAGCCACTACTTTTACTCTAGAAGGGGTCCGAGAACTCCAAGGAGCTTCAGGACACGAGCCAAGGACCAGCTCAGTCCCAGAGCCAAGTCTCCAAGAAGCTGAGGCTCACGAGTCTTCCTCCTTCGCTGAAGACAAAGAAGTGGCTTCTATAGCTCCATATGAAGAACTCTCCCCTCCAACTGTCTATCCTTGGGACTGCGAGTAA